In the genome of Deltaproteobacteria bacterium, the window CGTGACCCAGAGACCGGAGTGCTCGTCGGGTACGTACCGGGATGGCCCGGCGCCCACACGCAGGGCGCCGACATCGATGAACTTCAGCAGAACCTGCGCGAAGTCATCGAGATGCTTCTCGAGGACGGCGAGCCGAACCTCGAGTCCGAGTTCATCGATGTGCGGACCATCCAGGTCGCCTGACGGTGGGAGGCGTCCCCGT includes:
- a CDS encoding type II toxin-antitoxin system HicB family antitoxin yields the protein MRTFKFVVERDPETGVLVGYVPGWPGAHTQGADIDELQQNLREVIEMLLEDGEPNLESEFIDVRTIQVA